A window from Sphingobacteriia bacterium encodes these proteins:
- a CDS encoding YihY/virulence factor BrkB family protein — MNIKRFYRSSANALIDVIDHDGIEHAGYLSFIFILAIFPFLVLLISIAGFIGELAIGERFIEFLFSNLPIHVLNFLKPRIDEIIFGPPESIVSIAILGAIWTASSSFEGLRTILNRAYRVNSPPAYILRRMLSIFQFLCFVVILMFIIFCLIFLPPLINDISKFLDLNINISPSVYYLRNLAIFLVLLIFIGSIYYFLPNIKQRLTTVLPGACITSLLWSISGSLLSAYISNFRQVNLIYGSLEGIIVTLIFFYINNIILIFGAEFNYHFANFKNNQLSKN; from the coding sequence ATGAATATAAAGAGATTTTATAGATCCAGTGCCAATGCCTTAATTGACGTTATAGATCATGACGGCATTGAACATGCGGGCTATTTAAGCTTTATATTTATTTTAGCTATTTTTCCATTCTTAGTTTTATTAATATCAATTGCAGGTTTCATCGGTGAACTTGCGATAGGTGAAAGATTTATTGAATTTTTATTCAGTAACTTACCTATTCATGTACTAAATTTTTTAAAACCACGAATTGATGAAATTATTTTTGGACCACCAGAAAGTATTGTTAGCATAGCTATTTTAGGTGCAATTTGGACTGCTTCCTCATCATTTGAAGGGCTTAGAACTATTTTAAATCGAGCTTATCGAGTTAATTCCCCGCCTGCGTATATTTTACGACGTATGTTAAGCATATTCCAATTTCTATGCTTCGTTGTAATTTTAATGTTTATTATATTTTGCTTAATATTTCTACCTCCGCTTATTAATGATATTTCGAAATTTTTAGACTTAAATATTAACATATCCCCTTCAGTTTATTACTTAAGGAATTTAGCGATATTTTTAGTTTTACTTATCTTCATTGGTAGTATATATTACTTCCTACCAAATATTAAGCAAAGACTTACCACGGTTTTACCTGGAGCTTGTATTACTTCTTTATTATGGTCAATATCGGGTAGCTTACTTTCTGCTTATATTAGTAATTTTAGACAAGTAAATCTAATTTATGGAAGTTTAGAAGGAATCATTGTTACATTGATTTTTTTCTATATTAATAATATAATATTAATATTTGGCGCTGAATTTAACTATCATTTTGCAAATTTTAAAAATAACCAACTTAGTAAGAATTAA
- a CDS encoding NAD(P)H-dependent glycerol-3-phosphate dehydrogenase, which yields MKIGIIGAGAWGTALSYYYSAYFGEENVIMWTRNQQVADDINSQENSKYLPLPPSHRLILGYATTNKTKFNNFNSDFIFLTIPSQNLREVLMDGFELDGKNLIICAKGIENSSLKFMHEVVEEMFPNANIAVLSGPNLAHEIVKDLPTNTLIASRHVIFKEFADQSSSDNFKFHFSEDIIGAQIFGACKNILAIGCGIVRGLEIGDNGFAAFLNSAFEEVNELNLALGGKAKTAFSPAGLGDTILTCISQKSRNNSLGREIVANKDKSVKEILEFKNLLTEGYMSAKPIYELIRKHELSLPIIESIYKILYQNENVDIIKKLNWL from the coding sequence ATGAAGATAGGTATTATTGGAGCGGGAGCTTGGGGAACTGCGCTTTCATATTATTACTCGGCTTACTTTGGTGAAGAAAACGTTATAATGTGGACGCGTAATCAGCAAGTAGCTGACGACATAAATAGTCAAGAAAATTCAAAGTACTTACCTCTTCCACCTAGTCATAGGTTAATTTTAGGTTATGCAACAACCAATAAAACTAAATTTAATAATTTTAATAGTGATTTCATTTTTCTAACCATTCCTTCTCAAAATTTAAGAGAAGTTTTGATGGATGGTTTTGAGCTTGATGGTAAAAATTTAATTATTTGCGCCAAAGGAATTGAAAATTCATCTTTAAAATTTATGCATGAAGTTGTAGAGGAAATGTTTCCTAATGCAAATATTGCAGTTCTTTCAGGACCTAACCTTGCTCACGAAATTGTTAAAGACCTTCCTACAAACACCTTAATTGCAAGTAGACATGTAATTTTTAAAGAATTTGCCGATCAATCTTCTTCAGATAATTTTAAATTCCATTTTTCTGAAGATATTATTGGCGCACAAATTTTCGGTGCCTGTAAAAATATATTAGCTATTGGTTGTGGAATAGTCAGAGGATTAGAAATTGGTGATAACGGATTTGCCGCTTTTTTAAATAGCGCTTTCGAAGAAGTTAATGAACTAAATTTAGCTTTAGGTGGAAAAGCAAAAACAGCTTTTAGTCCTGCAGGATTAGGGGATACTATCCTTACATGTATAAGTCAAAAATCTAGAAATAATTCTTTAGGCAGAGAAATAGTAGCTAATAAAGATAAAAGCGTAAAAGAGATTTTAGAATTTAAAAATTTGCTAACCGAAGGTTATATGTCAGCTAAGCCAATATATGAACTTATTAGGAAACATGAGCTATCATTACCAATTATAGAATCTATATATAAGATACTTTATCAAAATGAAAATGTTGATATAATTAAGAAATTAAATTGGTTGTAA
- a CDS encoding isoleucine--tRNA ligase — translation MSGYPKVSSSPNFSEVEERVLSYWKEHKVFEKSVEERPSKIDGKKNEFVFYDGPPFANGLPHYGHLLTGFVKDTIPRYQTMKGKKVNRKFGWDCHGLPAEMGAEKELSLSGRAAIMNFGIDKFNDHCRNSVLKYRNEWQDYVNRQARWVDFENDYKTMDTNFMESVLWAFKQLYNKGLVYESMRVMPYSWACETPLSNFETRLDNSYRERADKSATVLFKLKEKPESLSDISEDVYLAAWTTTPWTLPSNLAIAVGAEIEYSAIEFDSKVIIIATSSFSQYKKELGEEPKIIKSFKGSELKNITYIPLFDYFKDHPNSFRILLGDFVTEGDGTGAVHLAPGFGEDDQIICEKEGITLVCPVDSQGKFTKEVSDFEGLQVFDAIDEVIKALKLKGFWLKTEQFIHNYPHCWRTDTPLIYKAVPSFYVEVTKFKDRMVELNQQITWIPDHIKNGLFGNWLANARDWSISRNRFWGTPIPVWKSDDPKYPRIDVYGSIEELEKDFGVKVKDLHKPFIDELTRPNPDDPTGKSTMRRVEDVFDCWFESGSMPYAQVHYPFENKEWFENHFPADFIVEYTAQTRGWFYTLMVLSTALFDRPPFLNCICHGVILDEKGQKLSKRLNNYADPKDIFKNFGADTLRWLMISSPVMRGLELLIDKDGTMLKDVQRLAIKPIWNSYHFFTLYANADKIDAKIITNSKDALDRYILAKLRNVVKIVTESLDKFDTITATKSIEDFYEILNNWYIRRNRPRFWRSGYDEDKQLAYDTLFTVLITMAKISAPLLPLLSEAIYLGLNKFDMSDYNQSIHLTDFPDYNIFPQEENLVVEMDRVRDICTSAHSVRNNNNIRVRQPLQTLTVAGKSVTINDLIELIKDELNVKEVKFTDVVNEFVNFKLQLNFPLLGKRMPELIKDITKEVKQDNWQKNNDGTIAVAGKTLQKEEFTLLLQPKDPKNTESLSSQDAVVILDLNISEELYNEGLARDLVRAIQQARKDDGFEISDRVDISIEASENFKTSTQNFISYIEEQTLSKLSFTNEEGKHKLESDKEVISFSLKKI, via the coding sequence ATGAGTGGATATCCTAAAGTCAGCTCGAGTCCTAATTTTAGTGAAGTTGAAGAAAGAGTTCTTTCTTATTGGAAAGAACATAAAGTTTTTGAAAAATCAGTAGAAGAAAGACCATCAAAAATTGATGGTAAAAAAAATGAATTTGTTTTTTATGATGGCCCACCTTTCGCTAATGGTCTTCCACATTATGGTCATTTACTTACAGGATTTGTAAAAGATACTATCCCTCGTTACCAAACTATGAAGGGCAAAAAAGTAAATAGAAAATTTGGCTGGGACTGCCATGGCCTTCCTGCAGAAATGGGCGCTGAGAAAGAATTAAGTTTAAGCGGACGTGCTGCAATTATGAATTTTGGCATTGATAAATTCAACGATCATTGCCGAAATTCAGTCCTTAAATACAGAAATGAATGGCAAGATTATGTAAACCGCCAGGCTCGTTGGGTTGATTTTGAAAATGACTATAAAACTATGGATACAAATTTCATGGAGTCAGTTTTATGGGCATTTAAGCAACTTTATAATAAAGGCTTAGTATATGAATCAATGAGAGTAATGCCTTATTCCTGGGCATGCGAAACCCCTCTTTCAAATTTTGAAACAAGATTAGATAATTCCTATAGAGAAAGAGCTGATAAATCGGCAACAGTACTTTTCAAATTAAAAGAAAAACCAGAATCATTAAGTGATATTTCAGAAGATGTTTATTTAGCAGCTTGGACCACAACACCTTGGACCTTACCATCTAACCTTGCAATAGCAGTTGGGGCAGAAATTGAATATTCTGCAATTGAATTTGATAGTAAAGTTATAATTATCGCTACAAGTTCATTTTCGCAATATAAAAAAGAATTAGGTGAAGAGCCAAAAATAATTAAGAGCTTTAAAGGTAGTGAATTAAAAAATATAACTTACATTCCACTTTTTGATTATTTTAAAGATCATCCAAATAGCTTTAGAATTTTATTAGGTGATTTTGTAACAGAAGGTGATGGAACAGGCGCTGTTCACTTAGCTCCAGGTTTTGGTGAAGATGACCAAATAATTTGTGAAAAAGAAGGTATTACGCTTGTTTGTCCGGTTGATAGCCAAGGTAAATTTACAAAAGAAGTTTCAGATTTTGAAGGCTTGCAGGTTTTTGATGCTATTGATGAAGTAATTAAAGCATTAAAGCTAAAAGGTTTTTGGCTTAAAACAGAACAATTTATTCATAATTACCCACATTGCTGGCGTACTGATACTCCTCTTATATATAAAGCAGTGCCTTCTTTCTATGTAGAAGTAACTAAATTTAAAGATAGAATGGTGGAATTAAACCAACAAATTACTTGGATTCCTGATCATATAAAAAATGGGTTATTCGGTAATTGGCTTGCAAATGCAAGAGACTGGTCAATTAGCCGTAATCGTTTTTGGGGAACACCAATTCCGGTTTGGAAATCAGATGATCCTAAATATCCACGTATTGATGTTTATGGTTCAATTGAAGAACTTGAAAAAGATTTTGGGGTAAAAGTAAAAGATTTACATAAACCTTTTATCGATGAATTAACTCGTCCAAATCCTGATGATCCAACAGGTAAATCAACAATGCGTCGAGTTGAAGATGTATTCGATTGCTGGTTTGAAAGCGGCTCAATGCCTTATGCACAAGTGCATTACCCATTTGAAAATAAAGAATGGTTTGAAAATCATTTTCCAGCAGATTTTATCGTAGAATACACCGCACAAACTCGTGGTTGGTTCTATACTTTAATGGTTCTTTCAACTGCACTTTTTGATAGACCACCTTTCCTAAATTGTATATGCCACGGCGTAATTTTAGATGAGAAAGGACAAAAATTATCTAAGCGTTTAAATAACTACGCAGATCCAAAAGATATTTTTAAAAATTTTGGTGCCGACACTTTAAGATGGCTTATGATATCTTCTCCTGTAATGAGAGGATTAGAACTTCTTATAGATAAAGATGGAACAATGTTAAAAGACGTTCAAAGGCTTGCAATTAAGCCAATTTGGAACTCTTACCATTTCTTCACTCTTTATGCGAATGCCGACAAAATTGACGCTAAAATAATAACAAATAGTAAAGATGCACTTGATAGATATATTTTAGCCAAACTTAGAAACGTTGTTAAAATAGTTACCGAAAGTTTAGATAAATTTGATACAATCACGGCAACTAAATCTATTGAAGATTTCTATGAAATTTTAAATAATTGGTACATTAGAAGAAACCGTCCGAGGTTCTGGCGTAGTGGCTATGATGAAGATAAGCAATTAGCTTATGATACACTTTTCACAGTTTTAATAACCATGGCTAAAATTTCTGCTCCACTTTTACCACTTTTAAGTGAAGCCATTTATTTAGGTTTAAATAAATTTGATATGAGTGATTATAATCAAAGTATACATTTAACTGATTTTCCTGATTATAATATATTCCCACAAGAAGAAAATCTTGTAGTTGAAATGGATAGAGTACGTGATATTTGTACTTCCGCGCATTCCGTTAGAAATAATAATAACATACGTGTTCGTCAACCACTTCAAACCTTAACTGTAGCTGGTAAAAGCGTTACCATAAATGATTTAATTGAATTAATTAAAGACGAGCTTAATGTGAAAGAAGTGAAATTTACTGATGTAGTAAATGAATTTGTAAATTTCAAACTACAGCTTAATTTCCCATTACTTGGTAAAAGAATGCCAGAACTTATTAAAGATATTACCAAGGAAGTTAAGCAAGACAATTGGCAAAAAAATAATGATGGCACAATAGCAGTTGCAGGTAAAACGCTTCAAAAAGAAGAATTTACTCTTTTATTGCAACCAAAAGATCCAAAAAATACTGAAAGCTTATCATCACAAGATGCAGTTGTTATTCTTGATCTTAATATTTCGGAAGAATTATATAATGAAGGTTTAGCCAGAGATTTAGTAAGAGCAATTCAACAAGCAAGGAAAGATGATGGCTTTGAAATAAGTGATAGAGTTGATATTTCAATTGAGGCTTCAGAAAACTTTAAAACTAGCACTCAAAATTTTATTAGTTATATTGAAGAACAAACTCTTTCAAAACTTTCTTTTACAAATGAAGAAGGAAAACATAAACTCGAGAGTGATAAAGAAGTAATTTCATTTAGTTTAAAAAAGATATGA
- a CDS encoding MFS transporter encodes MFNRYTLWAFASIFYAYQYILRVLPNAINSEIVNKFNMGATELGQFSGIYYLGYVLAHIPIGIMLDKLSSRIVLSLMCTLTCLGTASLVFSDHYIIAILGRFLVGVGSSAAIIGLFKITRESFEENKYSTFMGIAVTIGLSGAIFGGLPLEMLLKSFGWQKSVLILIGIGIFTSICILIFAGGNKNTQAISNIQIFSKDIFHPALITISILAGLMVGPLEGFADVWSKRFLQEVYSLPPENASFIASQIFIGMCFGASILGYLARFISAPVIVILSGIIMTGAFGLSLSGSISPTTIIPLFISLGAFSAYQVVAISYAVTKVPASRAGVASSVANMIIMAFGYVFHTVIGYAHDYSSKITNNPKEQYLISMGIIPIALTIAVSGFIVIYLRDKHKLSVK; translated from the coding sequence ATGTTTAATCGTTACACCTTATGGGCTTTCGCAAGTATATTTTATGCCTATCAATATATATTAAGAGTCTTACCTAACGCTATTAATTCGGAAATAGTAAATAAGTTTAATATGGGTGCTACAGAGCTTGGTCAATTTTCTGGTATTTACTATTTAGGTTATGTATTAGCTCACATTCCTATTGGTATAATGTTAGATAAATTAAGTTCTCGCATTGTTCTTTCCTTAATGTGCACTTTAACGTGCTTAGGTACCGCAAGCTTAGTTTTTTCTGACCATTATATTATAGCTATTTTAGGTAGGTTTTTAGTTGGTGTTGGCTCATCTGCTGCAATTATTGGTTTATTTAAAATTACTCGTGAAAGTTTTGAAGAAAATAAATATTCAACCTTCATGGGTATTGCAGTAACAATTGGCTTAAGTGGCGCTATTTTTGGTGGGTTACCACTTGAAATGTTACTTAAATCCTTCGGTTGGCAAAAAAGTGTTTTAATTTTAATTGGTATTGGAATATTTACATCCATCTGTATCTTAATTTTTGCAGGAGGCAATAAAAATACCCAAGCAATTTCTAATATCCAAATTTTTTCAAAAGATATTTTTCATCCTGCACTCATAACTATTTCTATTTTAGCAGGTTTAATGGTAGGGCCATTAGAAGGCTTTGCTGACGTATGGAGTAAAAGGTTTTTACAAGAAGTTTATTCATTACCTCCAGAAAATGCCAGTTTTATTGCTTCACAAATTTTTATCGGTATGTGTTTTGGAGCAAGTATTTTAGGATATTTAGCACGGTTTATTTCAGCCCCGGTTATTGTTATTTTAAGTGGCATTATAATGACTGGAGCTTTTGGCTTAAGTTTATCAGGAAGCATTAGTCCAACTACTATTATACCATTATTTATCTCTTTAGGAGCATTCTCAGCCTATCAGGTGGTTGCAATAAGCTACGCGGTAACAAAGGTTCCGGCAAGCAGAGCCGGCGTTGCTTCATCAGTGGCAAATATGATCATAATGGCATTTGGCTATGTCTTTCACACAGTCATAGGTTATGCGCATGATTACTCAAGTAAAATTACCAATAACCCTAAGGAACAATACTTAATTTCAATGGGAATAATCCCTATAGCTTTAACAATTGCTGTAAGCGGGTTTATTGTTATTTATTTAAGAGATAAACACAAGCTTTCGGTTAAGTAA